Proteins encoded within one genomic window of Candidatus Brevundimonas colombiensis:
- a CDS encoding alkaline phosphatase D family protein encodes MAALLTDRRRLLAGGGGLLLVSGLPVRLAAAPRLGDYPFSLGVASGDPAPDGFVIWTRLAPRPLDEHGGMPLRPVAVRWEVAEDDRFARIVRGGEAMARPELAHSLHIEVAGLNPRRPYWYRFRLEGGDASPIGMARTAPAAHDDPDRVRLAVAGCQHYQGGWFDAWRHLSQEPDLDAVFHYGDYIYEGGPVADPPVILDARGRPADRRHVGGELYSLDDYRRRYAQYKTDPDLQAAHAAAAFIVSFDDHEVDNNWAGDFDQDGTPPEAFILRRQSAMQAWYEHMPVRRAQMPGAHGLTMHRRLDYGRLMRMHVLDTRSYRSGQPCERPDETHCRPPRASDVTMLGAAQEGWLAEGLRNEAAWNLIAQQVFVMPVLRKAPSGEVRAGGGDTWGGYPEARARLVRTIADLKLSNVVVASGDAHIHAVGTVPLRDDEPDGPAAAVEFLATSIASGGDGAAETEGTKAMLAGSPHMKLVNAQRGYQTFDVTPREWRTDVKVLDRIQRPGGALSTLASFAVEPGRPVLE; translated from the coding sequence ATGGCGGCGCTGCTGACGGATCGCCGCCGCCTGCTGGCGGGGGGCGGCGGGCTGCTGCTGGTGTCGGGCCTGCCGGTCCGATTGGCGGCGGCCCCGCGCCTGGGCGACTATCCCTTCAGCCTGGGCGTGGCCTCGGGCGACCCGGCGCCGGACGGATTCGTCATATGGACCCGCCTGGCGCCGCGTCCGTTGGACGAGCATGGGGGGATGCCGCTGCGCCCCGTCGCCGTGCGCTGGGAGGTGGCCGAGGACGACCGTTTCGCCCGCATCGTGCGCGGCGGCGAGGCGATGGCGCGCCCTGAACTGGCCCACAGTCTGCACATCGAGGTGGCGGGACTGAACCCCCGTCGGCCCTACTGGTACCGGTTCCGATTGGAGGGCGGCGACGCCAGTCCGATCGGCATGGCGCGCACCGCGCCCGCCGCTCACGACGACCCGGATCGGGTGCGTCTGGCGGTGGCGGGCTGTCAGCACTATCAGGGCGGCTGGTTCGACGCCTGGCGGCATCTGAGCCAGGAGCCTGATCTGGACGCCGTCTTCCATTACGGCGACTATATCTACGAAGGCGGGCCGGTCGCTGATCCGCCGGTCATCCTGGACGCCCGGGGCCGACCGGCGGATCGTCGCCATGTCGGCGGCGAGCTGTACAGCCTTGACGACTATCGTCGCCGCTACGCTCAATACAAGACGGACCCGGACCTGCAGGCCGCCCACGCCGCCGCCGCCTTCATCGTCAGCTTTGACGACCACGAGGTCGATAACAACTGGGCAGGCGATTTCGACCAGGACGGCACGCCGCCCGAGGCCTTCATCCTGCGCCGCCAGTCGGCCATGCAGGCCTGGTATGAACATATGCCGGTTCGCCGCGCCCAGATGCCAGGCGCGCACGGCCTGACCATGCACCGTCGACTGGACTATGGACGGCTGATGCGCATGCATGTGCTCGACACCCGTTCCTACCGCAGCGGCCAGCCGTGTGAACGCCCGGACGAAACCCATTGCCGGCCGCCCAGGGCGTCCGATGTCACCATGCTGGGCGCGGCCCAGGAAGGCTGGTTGGCCGAGGGTCTGCGAAACGAAGCGGCGTGGAATCTGATCGCCCAGCAGGTTTTCGTCATGCCTGTGCTTCGAAAGGCGCCGTCGGGCGAAGTGCGGGCCGGCGGCGGCGACACCTGGGGCGGCTATCCCGAGGCGCGGGCGCGGCTGGTCAGGACCATCGCGGACCTGAAACTGAGCAATGTCGTGGTGGCGTCCGGCGACGCCCATATCCACGCCGTTGGAACCGTGCCTCTCCGAGACGACGAGCCTGACGGCCCCGCCGCCGCCGTCGAATTCCTGGCCACCTCCATCGCGTCGGGCGGGGACGGCGCCGCCGAGACGGAAGGCACAAAGGCCATGCTGGCCGGCAGTCCGCACATGAAGCTGGTCAACGCCCAACGGGGCTATCAGACCTTCGACGTGACGCCCCGCGAGTGGCGGACGGACGTGAAGGTGCTGGACCGTATCCAGAGACCGGGCGGCGCGCTGAGCACGCTGGCCTCCTTCGCCGTGGAGCCGGGGCGGCCTGTTCTGGAATAA
- a CDS encoding DUF2171 domain-containing protein, with product MSEIKEGMEVIGADGVHVGTVDRLDGDRIKLTRRENTGAHGDHHHYIEKGFVADVEGDKVRLSANADVAVTLEEEQSGKPVDL from the coding sequence ATGAGCGAGATCAAGGAAGGCATGGAAGTCATCGGCGCCGACGGCGTCCATGTCGGCACGGTGGACCGCCTGGACGGCGACCGCATCAAGCTGACCCGGCGCGAGAACACCGGCGCCCACGGCGACCATCACCACTATATCGAAAAAGGCTTCGTCGCCGATGTGGAGGGCGACAAGGTGCGCCTGTCGGCCAACGCCGACGTCGCCGTGACCCTGGAAGAAGAACAGTCCGGCAAGCCGGTCGACCTCTGA
- a CDS encoding TonB-dependent receptor has product MPSNRSLLSCGVAALVLCVASEASAQTRRFNLPAQPAVSAIPEFARQAQIQVVAPARDLDGVRTPAVSGDLDVREALARLIAGTPLRVAAHEGGVVTLRSSAAKGAPGVLTGRVLDPATGQYMPNAVIRVTDASGQHRTVLAGERGEFRLTGVAPGEAEASISFTGYVDQTARIVIRSGETAQLDFDLFRPGQGGEAVAVADVVVTASSRDGDARAIMSQRRSMDIKNSLSSESFGAIDEGNVGEFIRYMPGVDAEGEGDDTVRYVRLRGLPPEYASITVNGVSMAAADANAGSSTSRSFSFEQVSLSSIDAIEISKTVSADVDANAPAGTINLRTKRAFDRRGRRITASVSGFTHSDMWNDRVTGPGEGEHEARVIPNGQIEYSDVFLNRRLGVVASISQSNTYTEMEQSYYPRSYVPNTVSPDPMAMNSIFVHMRGQEVSRFAGSLTLDWKATDRLILSLASIYNNSYLWSGQRNYSFTTGARTYGVIGDAALDFTTRQPASAEGVSAGSNIIAKRGEGTTIVPSFEYRGDWFLLDGALSYSDSTSTYDPLKEGAVYSFVTAPWASGNFSLYRPGIDSTQFRIQQVSGPDWSDPKSFSRANALTFNTEDGRFASTELTNGGLNLTVDVNTPFAPITFKTGVKAKRSVYDFGNERVAHQYRYAGPLGVADFMAENASANGLNFNDMGIEYASLSGSNTLFMPSNYKIGALFQSRPDLFQPVLTAANYYTAYIANRRHFEEDSNAAYLMATSKLNDRLTLRAGLRWEETLTRSREVDPLSVADVKAAGYAVSSTTGRATTIDGLKYQFESRPQVDREGKYDHFFPSASAKFAISDSMDLQLGYSRTIRRPEVNVLAGVWSVNDEDRIVTAPNPGLEPELSDNLSVRLAKYFEPVGLVAFNYYRNDVKGLFQTEEMTAEEFGYTGAEYAGYTFRTTRRVSGDAISIEGYEVEFNHSLTYLPGPFDGLTVRGSFTHNSPQIPIAGSAENFGALSLAYQKGPLRLNLNTAWSGDKLNSVATGSYIKARTAMNLSGSWNMRRGVSAFFSVRNLLNEPMNIMLPGVDTPNGRIADHAGDYREYGMSGSFGVRAVF; this is encoded by the coding sequence ATGCCTTCCAATCGCAGCCTTCTGTCGTGCGGCGTCGCCGCCCTGGTTCTTTGTGTCGCCTCCGAGGCCTCGGCCCAGACGCGCCGTTTCAATCTTCCGGCGCAGCCCGCCGTTTCGGCCATTCCCGAGTTCGCGCGTCAGGCCCAAATCCAAGTCGTGGCGCCCGCTCGCGATCTTGATGGCGTGCGAACGCCGGCCGTCAGCGGCGATCTGGACGTACGCGAGGCTCTGGCGCGTCTGATCGCCGGAACACCTCTGCGGGTGGCGGCGCACGAGGGCGGGGTGGTGACGCTGCGCTCTTCGGCTGCGAAGGGCGCGCCGGGCGTTCTGACCGGACGGGTGCTGGACCCGGCGACAGGTCAGTACATGCCCAACGCCGTGATCCGGGTGACCGACGCCTCGGGCCAACACCGCACCGTCCTGGCGGGCGAGCGCGGCGAGTTCCGCCTGACGGGTGTGGCGCCGGGCGAGGCCGAGGCCAGCATCAGCTTCACCGGCTATGTCGACCAGACGGCCCGCATCGTCATCCGGTCCGGCGAGACGGCGCAACTGGACTTCGATCTCTTTCGTCCGGGCCAGGGCGGTGAGGCGGTGGCGGTGGCCGATGTGGTGGTGACGGCCTCGTCGCGGGACGGCGACGCCCGCGCCATCATGAGCCAGCGCCGTTCCATGGACATCAAGAACAGTCTGTCCTCGGAATCCTTCGGCGCCATCGACGAAGGCAATGTCGGCGAGTTCATCCGCTATATGCCGGGCGTGGACGCCGAGGGCGAAGGCGATGACACGGTGCGCTATGTCCGCCTGCGCGGCCTGCCGCCCGAATACGCCTCGATCACCGTCAACGGGGTCAGCATGGCGGCGGCGGACGCCAATGCCGGGTCTTCGACCTCGCGCTCGTTCAGCTTCGAGCAGGTCTCGCTGAGCAGCATCGACGCCATCGAAATCTCCAAAACGGTCAGCGCCGACGTGGACGCCAACGCCCCGGCGGGAACCATCAATCTGCGTACGAAACGCGCCTTCGACCGTCGGGGACGCAGGATCACCGCCTCGGTCTCGGGTTTCACTCATTCGGACATGTGGAACGACCGGGTGACGGGGCCAGGCGAGGGTGAACATGAAGCGCGCGTCATCCCGAACGGCCAGATCGAATATTCCGATGTCTTCTTGAACCGGCGTCTGGGCGTGGTGGCGTCGATCAGCCAGTCGAACACCTATACGGAGATGGAGCAGTCCTACTATCCGCGCTCCTACGTCCCCAATACGGTCAGCCCAGACCCGATGGCGATGAACAGCATCTTCGTCCATATGCGCGGGCAGGAGGTGTCGCGCTTCGCCGGGTCGCTGACCCTGGACTGGAAGGCGACAGACCGTCTGATCCTGTCGCTGGCCTCGATCTACAACAACTCCTACCTGTGGTCCGGGCAGCGCAATTACAGTTTCACGACCGGCGCGCGCACCTATGGCGTGATCGGCGACGCAGCGCTCGATTTCACCACCCGACAACCGGCGAGCGCCGAGGGCGTATCGGCGGGATCGAACATCATCGCCAAGCGGGGCGAGGGCACGACAATCGTGCCCAGCTTCGAATATCGGGGCGACTGGTTCCTGCTGGACGGCGCCCTGTCGTATTCGGATTCCACCAGCACCTATGATCCCTTGAAGGAGGGCGCGGTCTACAGTTTCGTGACCGCGCCGTGGGCTTCGGGGAACTTCAGCCTCTACCGTCCGGGGATCGACAGCACCCAGTTTCGGATCCAGCAGGTCAGCGGTCCTGACTGGTCCGACCCGAAAAGCTTCTCGCGCGCCAACGCCCTGACCTTCAACACCGAGGACGGACGTTTCGCCAGCACCGAACTGACCAACGGCGGGCTGAACCTGACGGTGGACGTCAATACGCCGTTCGCGCCGATCACCTTCAAGACCGGCGTCAAGGCCAAGCGTTCGGTCTATGATTTCGGCAATGAGCGCGTGGCCCATCAGTATCGCTATGCCGGCCCTCTGGGTGTGGCGGACTTCATGGCCGAGAACGCCAGCGCCAATGGGCTGAACTTCAACGACATGGGCATCGAATACGCCTCGCTGTCCGGCTCGAACACCCTGTTCATGCCCAGCAACTACAAGATCGGCGCCCTGTTCCAGAGCCGACCCGACCTGTTCCAGCCCGTGCTGACGGCGGCCAACTATTACACCGCCTATATCGCCAACCGCCGTCACTTCGAGGAGGATTCGAACGCGGCCTATCTCATGGCGACCTCTAAGCTGAACGACCGCCTGACGCTGCGCGCCGGTCTGCGCTGGGAGGAGACCCTGACCCGTTCGCGCGAGGTCGATCCCTTGTCCGTCGCCGATGTGAAAGCGGCGGGATACGCGGTCTCAAGCACGACCGGACGGGCCACCACCATCGACGGGCTGAAGTATCAGTTCGAAAGCCGCCCTCAGGTGGATCGCGAAGGGAAGTACGATCACTTCTTCCCCAGCGCCTCGGCCAAGTTCGCCATCAGCGACAGTATGGACCTGCAACTGGGCTACAGCCGCACCATCCGGCGGCCCGAGGTCAATGTTCTGGCGGGCGTCTGGTCTGTCAATGACGAGGACCGGATCGTCACGGCTCCCAATCCGGGGTTGGAGCCCGAACTCTCGGATAATCTCTCGGTGCGTCTGGCCAAATATTTCGAGCCGGTCGGCCTGGTGGCGTTCAACTATTATCGCAACGACGTGAAGGGCCTGTTCCAGACAGAGGAAATGACGGCCGAGGAGTTCGGCTACACCGGCGCGGAATACGCCGGCTACACCTTCCGCACCACGCGTCGCGTCAGCGGCGATGCGATCAGCATCGAGGGCTATGAGGTCGAGTTCAACCACAGCCTGACCTATCTGCCGGGTCCGTTCGACGGCCTGACCGTGCGCGGTTCCTTCACGCACAACAGCCCCCAGATCCCCATCGCCGGCTCGGCCGAGAATTTCGGCGCCCTGTCGCTGGCCTACCAGAAGGGGCCGCTGCGGCTGAACCTGAATACGGCCTGGAGCGGCGACAAGCTGAACAGCGTCGCGACCGGCTCCTACATCAAGGCGCGGACGGCCATGAACCTGTCGGGGTCGTGGAACATGCGGCGCGGCGTCAGCGCCTTCTTCTCGGTGCGCAACCTGCTGAACGAGCCGATGAATATCATGCTGCCGGGCGTGGATACGCCGAACGGCCGCATCGCCGACCACGCCGGCGACTATCGCGAATACGGAATGAGCGGCAGCTTCGGCGTCAGGGCGGTGTTCTGA
- a CDS encoding FecR domain-containing protein, giving the protein MGERPTSRQIDDQAADWAARRDRAVLSEADRVALEAWLSSDVRAAGALLRAEAVALETRSARALGTDFDPGRFTPAGAAGSTAPSRRRLLAWGGAAAAACLAAGAVTVPLLTAGEAHATAVGEVRLVPLADGSTMTLNTDSRAVVRFGKGRREVEVTRGEAYFAVARDVAHPFVVKFGARSVQAIGGAFTVQRLDAGRSEVTIQSGDVRLDTAGGDRPVGANARVVLGADGGAEMVTVAARDIDRSLAWREGKLAFEGETLAQAASAFARYGGPPIRISDPGLAQEPITGLFAANDPVGFSRAAALALDARVQSSDKGLMIVR; this is encoded by the coding sequence ATGGGCGAAAGACCGACCAGCCGACAGATCGACGACCAGGCCGCAGACTGGGCCGCCCGCCGCGACCGGGCCGTCCTGTCCGAGGCTGATCGCGTCGCTCTGGAGGCTTGGCTGTCGAGCGACGTCCGTGCGGCGGGGGCGCTGTTGCGCGCCGAGGCCGTGGCGCTTGAGACGCGGTCGGCGCGGGCGTTGGGGACGGACTTTGATCCCGGTCGATTTACGCCGGCCGGCGCGGCGGGATCGACGGCGCCTTCGCGGCGTCGGCTGCTGGCCTGGGGCGGGGCGGCGGCGGCGGCCTGTCTGGCGGCCGGGGCTGTGACGGTTCCCTTGCTGACGGCCGGAGAGGCGCACGCCACGGCGGTGGGCGAGGTGCGACTGGTGCCGCTGGCGGACGGATCGACCATGACCTTGAACACCGACAGCCGCGCCGTCGTGCGATTCGGCAAGGGCCGGCGCGAGGTCGAGGTCACGCGGGGCGAGGCCTATTTCGCGGTGGCGCGCGACGTCGCCCATCCCTTCGTGGTGAAATTCGGTGCGCGTTCGGTGCAGGCCATCGGCGGCGCCTTCACCGTCCAACGTCTGGATGCGGGACGTTCCGAGGTGACCATCCAGAGCGGCGACGTCCGGCTGGATACGGCGGGGGGGGATCGTCCGGTGGGCGCCAACGCCCGGGTGGTGCTCGGCGCCGACGGCGGCGCCGAGATGGTTACGGTTGCGGCGCGCGACATTGATCGGTCGCTGGCCTGGCGCGAGGGCAAGCTTGCCTTCGAGGGCGAGACCCTGGCCCAGGCGGCCAGCGCCTTTGCGCGTTACGGCGGGCCGCCCATTCGCATATCGGATCCCGGACTGGCGCAGGAGCCGATCACCGGCCTGTTCGCGGCCAATGATCCGGTCGGCTTCAGTCGCGCCGCCGCCCTGGCTCTGGATGCCCGCGTGCAGTCTTCGGACAAGGGGCTGATGATCGTTCGGTAA
- a CDS encoding sigma-70 family RNA polymerase sigma factor produces MPHEPALRAWLLRRRVDGLDPDDVIQEAYSLLAARDRVDDIRHPKAYLFQTARSLISAHVRRTRIVPFQALDDLDDGDLPETAPSPERIASDRDALRRLAEAIAALPPQAQRALILRRVHDLSQKEIARRMGISENTVEKHIARGLRLLIAWRTGGGKAPPRSSSFMQPATGAPDGRKTDQPTDRRPGRRLGRPPRPGRPVRG; encoded by the coding sequence ATGCCGCATGAACCGGCCTTGCGGGCCTGGCTGCTGCGTCGCCGGGTGGATGGCCTCGACCCCGACGATGTGATCCAGGAGGCGTACAGCCTTCTAGCGGCGCGGGATCGGGTCGACGATATCCGGCACCCCAAGGCCTATCTGTTTCAGACGGCGCGGTCGCTGATTTCGGCTCATGTCAGGCGGACGCGGATTGTTCCCTTCCAGGCCCTTGACGATCTGGACGACGGGGATTTGCCCGAGACTGCGCCGTCGCCAGAGCGTATCGCCTCCGACCGGGATGCGTTGCGGCGGCTGGCCGAGGCGATCGCTGCTCTGCCGCCCCAGGCGCAACGCGCCTTGATCCTGCGACGGGTCCACGATTTGTCTCAAAAAGAAATCGCGCGGCGCATGGGCATTTCCGAGAATACGGTCGAAAAGCACATCGCTCGGGGCTTGCGATTGCTGATCGCCTGGCGAACGGGTGGTGGAAAGGCGCCGCCCCGATCCTCTTCCTTCATGCAACCAGCGACAGGCGCTCCCGATGGGCGAAAGACCGACCAGCCGACAGATCGACGACCAGGCCGCAGACTGGGCCGCCCGCCGCGACCGGGCCGTCCTGTCCGAGGCTGA
- a CDS encoding sigma-70 family RNA polymerase sigma factor: MGRTRLQYQEFEEQRQNLIRYASRITGNRDHAEDVVQEAYVRLGEMARKQQLASPGGYLARIVRNLAIDRLWRSRRDGEVFAPDGQVALESLAADQPTPEQVVLTRNELTRLEAALAELPERVRIAVEMHRFGGARLREIAAELGVSVTVAHELVVTGVAHCRSRLR, from the coding sequence GTGGGGCGGACCAGGCTTCAATACCAGGAGTTTGAAGAGCAGCGCCAAAACCTCATCCGCTATGCGAGTCGGATCACAGGCAACCGTGATCATGCGGAAGACGTGGTGCAGGAAGCCTATGTGCGACTTGGCGAGATGGCCAGGAAACAGCAACTGGCGAGTCCCGGTGGCTATCTTGCCCGGATTGTCCGAAATCTGGCGATAGATCGGCTGTGGCGGTCGCGCCGGGACGGCGAAGTTTTCGCTCCGGATGGTCAGGTCGCCCTCGAGAGTCTGGCCGCCGACCAGCCCACGCCGGAGCAGGTCGTCCTTACGCGGAATGAACTGACCCGGCTGGAGGCGGCTCTTGCCGAACTGCCCGAGCGCGTGCGGATCGCCGTTGAAATGCACCGGTTCGGGGGTGCGAGGCTGCGTGAGATCGCCGCCGAACTGGGCGTGTCCGTGACGGTCGCGCATGAGCTGGTCGTTACCGGCGTCGCCCATTGCCGTTCGCGGCTGCGGTGA